Sequence from the Paramisgurnus dabryanus chromosome 3, PD_genome_1.1, whole genome shotgun sequence genome:
GATACCAATAAAGGTCAATTGTTATTTCTAATGTATTGTTTTGAAAGAATGTCTCTTATGAGTCTTTATAAATCAAGACCAAACAAGATCTAGAATTCACAATCAGATCTGAGATAGCATtgttgtttaagagttcagacCATCTTTACGTTATGTTATTGTGATGatgataacaaataaaaaatgtgtaaaatttgTGATACTGTAGGAGCTCTACCATCAAATTCATTTGACAGATTAGCATGTAGACCTGCGTCATGCAGTGGATAAGATGGTAGATCTGGTGATCGGTGACTCAGAATAGTAGAGTTGAGTAGagtagtttgtctgtttagggctactgtagaaacatggcggcacaaaatggcgacttccatgtaaggggacccgcggtgtatggagATAAAATTGGCTCATactaagataataaaaacaatacagttcattatgtaaggtctttatacaccactgataatatagttagttatgtagattatattgcatttctgtcaaaagatcctcctaaaagttacacactgcacctttaattgcAACCCACAgatccacacatttatttattcaaagtGACACATAGCCTACATGATACATGTTTGACAAATAAAAGGATTGCATATATGTATCTTTTTGTAATCTACAATTATCccataaaatatacaaaacattTCTTGCTAGAGCATGGCTGAGGGTATAAGTGCCCTCAATAAGTATTGGTACAATGCAGGCAAACCTCCTCTGTTTGCTTAGTCAAAAAATGTCTAACTAGTACAATGTAAATATGAGACAAACATACAAATAGAGCGTGACTGAACACTAAAAAACGTATATTATTCCATAGATTACTATTTGTAAGAAGACCATACACCATCACATTATCTTCAGTATCATTAGACATGTATTTTATTACATGTAAAAACACAATGTCATGTTATTAATATAAAAGTAACTCTTGACTTTGTTGCCTATGACATCAGCATCTCCCATAGCAACATGACTACACGCCCTTTATTCAACATGACTACACGCCCTTTATTCAACATGACTACATGCCCTGACAAACAGTTTTTTTCATTTCAGCAGTCCCTTACAGGCACACATAACATTATATCCAAGTGACATAAACccaaaaaaatgacagagaacccaagaaaataagaaatataattactttaatTATGAACAATAATCACAAGAAACACATGGGCATATAAATAGAGATCAATAAGTGGAAACTTGATTAATCTTGATGAGTACAATAGTGTGAGGCAACAGAGACAGAACTACAACTAATGCAAAATTTGGACACTTAAAACTTTATAGGAGCTGAATAAATAGATCCACTGAAAATCACCTTGACAACAGTTATTATGAGAAAATAAAATGAGCAAATATGCTTCAGCACAATATGGCTGTAATGCATTAATCTCACATTTGTAAAGCGATATATGAAAATATGTGCCAGTTAGTGTTTAAAAATCTGCTCTACTTTAAGCGCTAATAGAAGTTCTGAAGTAGCATTTGTTGCTGTTGTGGCCATTACTGTTAAGGTTTGTCTCCTGCAGCTGCACGTGCTGCTGCACTTACTACAGCTGCTACACTTGCTACACCTGCTGCACCTGCTGCACCTACATGTGCTGCAACTTCTAGACCTGCACATGCTGCACCTGCAATACCTGCACCTGCAGTAAATGCTGCACCTGCACCTGCTGCACCTGCTCCACATATTAAGGCTCCTCCACCATATATTATTGCTTGTCTTCCTATGTCTTTTATTCTCTGCATTCGTATGCGTATCTGAGCTTGTTTATAAATCTCACTAGTGTAGTGCTTTTTTCCATTAATCTCCACCATTTCATCAATCTTCTGCAGCAGCTCTGTTACCTGAGTTTGATTGTTTTTATCTTTATTGTTAAATCCGTGATATCTACCCCCACAATTCTCAATTAATGCCTGTAATTCTGGACTCTCTTTGATATATTCTTCTAATAATTTGCCATTCAGTAAATCTACATGAGTGAACAGAATGATGGTGTAATGTGCCGCATCTTCACCAAAATTCTCCTGAATCCACTCCACTGTGTTTTGTTCCTCTTCTGTGAATCTATTCACTCTGATGACGAGCAGGAACACGTGAGGACCAGGGAGGGACATCTCAATACACTTCTCTATTTCAGACTTCAGTTCTTCATTAGTGATTGATTTATCAAAGAGTCCTGGAGTGTCGGTCACCGAGATTTTTTTATTCTCCATTATTATCTCTTCTTTTTTACAATGTCTAACAGCCTTAGGGGAACAGCTTTCCTTAAATACATCTCTTC
This genomic interval carries:
- the LOC135734295 gene encoding GTPase IMAP family member 9-like, coding for MRIVLVGKNGSGKSASGNKILGRDVFKESCSPKAVRHCKKEEIIMENKKISVTDTPGLFDKSITNEELKSEIEKCIEMSLPGPHVFLLVIRVNRFTEEEQNTVEWIQENFGEDAAHYTIILFTHVDLLNGKLLEEYIKESPELQALIENCGGRYHGFNNKDKNNQTQVTELLQKIDEMVEINGKKHYTSEIYKQAQIRIRMQRIKDIGRQAIIYGGGALICGAGAAGAGAAFTAGAGIAGAACAGLEVAAHVGAAGAAGVASVAAVVSAAARAAAGDKP